A DNA window from Arachis duranensis cultivar V14167 chromosome 3, aradu.V14167.gnm2.J7QH, whole genome shotgun sequence contains the following coding sequences:
- the LOC107481870 gene encoding guanosine nucleotide diphosphate dissociation inhibitor 1: MDEEYDVIVLGTGLKECILSGLLSVDGLKVLHMDRNDYYGGESTSLNLNQLWKKFRGEDKPPAHLGSSRDYNVDMIPKFMMANGTLVRVLIHTDVTKYLYFKAVDGSYVFNKGKVYKVPSNDVEALKSPLMGLFEKRRARKFFIYVQNYEESDPKTHEGMDLTRVSTRELIEKYGLSDDTVDFIGHAIALHRDDRYLDQPALDTVKRMKLYSESLARFQGGSPYIYPLYGLGELPQAFARLSAVYGGTYMLNKPECKVEFNEEGKVIGVTSEGETAKCKKVVCDPSYLPNKVRKVGRVARAIAIMSHPIPNTGDSHSVQIILPQKQLGRKSDMYVFCCSYTHNVAPKGKFIAFVSAEAETDNPECELRAGIELLGPVDEIFFDIYDRYEPVNEPSLDNCFISTSYDATTHFESTVVDVLNMYTLITGKVVDLSVDLSAASAAEE; the protein is encoded by the exons ATGGATGAAGAGTACGATGTGATCGTTTTGGGTACTGGCCTCAAAGAATGCATCCTCAGTGGTCTTCTCTCTGTCGATGGCCTCAAG GTTCTTCATATGGATAGGAATGACTATTACGGAGGAGAATCCACTTCCCTTAATCTTAATCag CTATGGAAGAAGTTCAGGGGAGAAGACAAGCCCCCTGCGCATTTGGGTTCAAGCAGAGACTACAATGTTGATATGATCCCTAAG TTTATGATGGCAAATGGAACATTGGTGAGGGTTCTCATACACACTGATGTCACTAAGTATCTCTATTTCAAAGCTGTGGATGGAAGCTATGTCTTTAATAAAGGAAAG GTTTACAAGGTGCCATCAAATGATGTGGAGGCCTTGAAATCCCCACTCATGGGTTTGTTTGAAAAGCGTCGAGCACGCAAGTTTTTCATCTATGTTCAAAATTATGAGGAGAGTGATCCTAAAACTCATGAGGGGATGGACTTGACAAGAGTGTCTACCAGAGAACTGATAGA AAAATATGGCCTCAGTGATGACACTGTTGACTTCATCGGTCATGCTATTGCCCTTCATAGAGATGATCGCTATTTGGATCAGCCAGCACTGGACACCGTGAAGAGAATGAAG TTATATTCTGAGTCTCTAGCACGCTTTCAAGGAGGATCACCTTACATATATCCTTTGTATGGTTTAGGAGAGCTTCCCCAG GCATTTGCACGTCTTAGTGCTGTGTATGGTGGAACATATATGTTGAATAAACCTGAATGCAAG GTAGAATTTAATGAGGAAGGAAAGGTTATAGGGGTAACATCTGAAGGTGAAACTGCAAAGTGTAAAAAAGTTGTTTGTGATCCGTCATACTTGCCGAACAAG GTGAGGAAGGTTGGAAGGGTTGCAAGGGCAATAGCCATCATGAGCCACCCAATCCCCAACACTGGTGATTCCCATTCAGTGCAAATTATTCTACCTCAGAAGCAGTTGGGACGGAAGTCTGACAT GTATGTGTTTTGCTGTTCGTACACTCACAACGTTGCCCCCAAAGGAAAATTTATTGCATTTGTATCAGCAGAGGCAGAGACTGATAATCCTGAGTGTGAACTAAGGGCAGGAATTGAACTTCTAGGACCAGTTGATGAGATATTTTTCGATATATATGACAGATATGAACCAGTCAATGAACCCTCTTTGGACAACTGCTTTATATCAACT AGTTATGATGCTACTACTCACTTTGAGTCAACAGTAGTGGACGTTCTCAACATGTATACATTGATAACTGGAAAG GTTGTTGACCTCAGTGTGGATCTAAGTGCTGCTAGTGCTGCTGAAGAGTAA